A window of Phycobacter azelaicus contains these coding sequences:
- a CDS encoding nitroreductase family protein — protein sequence MPERNDAALEFLLTRRSRPAKTLMAPAPTREELVPLLTAAARTPDHGKLEPWRFIVVEKPAMARLAELTTAAGERLGKSPEDIAKGRSQFDLGQLAVVVVEVPTESPKIPAIEQTYSAGAVCLALLNAALAAGWGANWLSGWVSHDRQFCEDAFALAQNERIAGLIHIATEATKPPERPRPDLKRITSWISE from the coding sequence ATGCCTGAACGCAATGATGCCGCCCTGGAGTTCCTTTTGACCCGCCGGTCGCGGCCTGCAAAAACACTGATGGCGCCAGCCCCGACACGCGAAGAGCTCGTGCCGCTGCTGACTGCCGCGGCGCGCACCCCCGACCACGGGAAGTTGGAGCCTTGGCGCTTTATCGTGGTGGAAAAACCAGCCATGGCACGACTGGCGGAACTGACAACCGCCGCCGGAGAGCGGCTGGGCAAATCTCCCGAAGACATCGCGAAGGGGCGCAGCCAGTTTGATCTTGGGCAGCTTGCGGTTGTTGTGGTCGAAGTTCCGACAGAAAGCCCGAAGATCCCTGCGATCGAACAGACCTATTCTGCCGGTGCCGTTTGCCTCGCCCTCTTGAATGCAGCCCTTGCCGCCGGCTGGGGTGCGAACTGGCTGTCTGGCTGGGTCAGCCATGACCGACAGTTCTGCGAAGACGCCTTTGCTCTGGCTCAGAACGAACGGATTGCCGGGCTGATCCACATTGCAACTGAAGCCACAAAACCGCCTGAGAGACCCCGCCCGGATCTCAAGCGTATCACCAGTTGGATAAGCGAATGA
- a CDS encoding EI24 domain-containing protein: MIFDAFFKTLAQTGDPRFRRVLLLGVGLTLTLLIAAYVLFFFGVQWLVGPQVTLPILGEVTWLDDFLSIGSVFLMMVLSVFLMIPVASAITSLFLNEVAQAVEDRHYPNLPKATEPTFLEGLRDTVNFLGVLILANLLALALYFMFAPVAMFIFWGLNGFFLGREYFTLAAARRVGMPEARKLRRKHMGTIWLAGTLMAMPLSIPLLNLVIPILGAATFTHIFHGLPRHD, encoded by the coding sequence ATGATATTTGACGCCTTTTTCAAGACGCTGGCGCAAACCGGAGACCCGCGTTTTCGCCGGGTCCTTCTACTTGGGGTCGGCCTCACGCTGACCTTGCTGATCGCTGCCTACGTGCTCTTCTTTTTTGGAGTGCAATGGCTGGTCGGCCCGCAGGTCACCCTCCCGATCCTCGGGGAGGTCACCTGGCTGGATGATTTCCTCTCCATCGGCTCGGTCTTTCTGATGATGGTCTTGTCCGTGTTTCTGATGATCCCGGTTGCCTCGGCCATTACCTCACTTTTTCTGAACGAGGTCGCACAGGCCGTAGAGGATCGTCACTATCCGAACCTACCAAAAGCCACAGAGCCAACCTTCCTTGAAGGGCTGCGGGATACGGTCAATTTCCTCGGGGTCCTGATCCTGGCCAACCTTTTGGCCTTGGCGCTCTATTTCATGTTCGCACCAGTGGCCATGTTCATCTTTTGGGGCCTCAATGGGTTCTTCCTCGGCAGGGAGTACTTCACGCTTGCCGCTGCGCGCAGGGTTGGCATGCCAGAAGCGCGAAAACTGCGCCGCAAGCACATGGGCACGATCTGGCTTGCAGGAACGCTGATGGCGATGCCGCTCTCCATTCCGCTCCTGAACCTCGTTATCCCGATCCTCGGGGCTGCCACGTTTACACATATCTTCCACGGCCTGCCAAGGCACGACTAG
- a CDS encoding DUF1467 family protein: MGITSGLVLYAVIWFMTFLIVIPIRLETQGDKGEIVPGTHAGAPEHHYLKQKAWITTVASLVIWAVVAGIILSGVISVNDFDWFDRIPDPE; encoded by the coding sequence ATGGGAATTACATCCGGACTGGTGCTGTATGCGGTGATTTGGTTCATGACCTTTCTGATCGTGATTCCGATCCGTCTGGAAACTCAAGGGGACAAGGGCGAGATCGTACCGGGAACCCATGCCGGAGCGCCTGAGCACCACTATCTGAAGCAGAAGGCCTGGATCACCACTGTAGCCTCTTTGGTCATATGGGCGGTGGTCGCAGGGATTATCCTTTCTGGCGTGATCAGCGTCAACGATTTCGATTGGTTCGACAGGATCCCCGATCCTGAATGA
- the mce gene encoding methylmalonyl-CoA epimerase has product MIGRLNHVAIAVPDLEAASAQYRDALGAKVGAPQDEPDHGVTVVFIELPNTKIELLYPLGDDSPIKGFLEKNPSGGIHHVCYEVEDILAARDHLKEQGARVLGSGEPKIGAHGKPVLFLHPKDFNGCLVELEQV; this is encoded by the coding sequence ATGATCGGTCGATTGAACCATGTTGCCATTGCCGTGCCGGATCTTGAGGCCGCTTCAGCCCAGTACCGTGATGCGCTCGGCGCCAAGGTGGGCGCGCCGCAGGATGAGCCTGATCATGGCGTGACGGTTGTGTTTATCGAATTGCCCAACACAAAGATCGAGTTGCTGTACCCCCTGGGAGATGACTCGCCGATCAAGGGCTTTCTGGAAAAAAACCCGTCGGGCGGCATTCACCATGTCTGTTACGAGGTGGAGGATATCCTGGCAGCGCGCGATCACCTGAAAGAGCAGGGCGCGCGGGTGCTTGGGTCGGGTGAGCCGAAGATCGGCGCACACGGCAAGCCGGTTCTGTTCCTGCATCCTAAGGATTTCAATGGCTGCCTGGTGGAACTGGAGCAGGTTTGA